Below is a window of Chitinivibrionia bacterium DNA.
ATTTTCGATAATCGCGCTTCCTTTTTTAGGTTTCGACAAGAAAATCGGAAAATATAAAACTGTAGTATTGCAGGAATATCACGGAGAATAACGCGTTTTGCGCAAAGGGTATAAGGAGGATTATTTATGAATAAGAAAATTATTTTATTTTTAATTTCGGCGGCGACAATTTTGCTCGCAAATCCGAGATTTTTTACGGAAAACAGAGATCACGACTGGGGAACGGTTGAGATGGGCGACAGAATTTTACGCCATACGTTTCAGGTGGTGAACCAAGGAACCGACACTCTGCGAATAAACAGTATTCGTCCGAGCTGTGGTTGCGCGGTTGCCAAATTCGACTCGATAATCGCTCCCGGCAGAACGGGCAGAATTGTCGGCGAATTTAATATGAGAGGCAGAACAGGTATGCAAAGAAATTCGCTGACCGTTATTTCAAACGACCCCGAAGAGCCGCAAATTCGTCTGACTATGGCTACTTTTATTACAGCGCCCCTCGATATTGTCCAGAGATGGATGAGTTTGCATTCCGACAGAGGCAGAGTGCGCGGAACTGTGTCATTTTTGACGCAACAGACTAATTTTGTCATAAATTCTGCGCAATATACGGCTAACACCGACCGTGCCGACGCTATTGTGGTAAGTACGACCCAAACAAGCAGAAGCGGTCCCGATGAAAACGGCAATTTCAGATACGATTTTGACTTTCATTTTGTCCGAAATGTCGATAGATTTGAGAACGGAACCTTGACTTTTAACACAAACGTTTCCGCAAGACCGACAGTGTCTTCAAATATTTCGATTGAACCGCTTAGAGACGCAGTATATTGATTTTTCTAAGGACATAAAATTAAAGCAGTGAATACATTCACTATAAACTTCAGAGGAAGAAAGGCGGTTAAATTGCTGAATTTTATTATAGACAAAATAAAAAAATGCGACGGCAAAAAGTCGGCGCCACTCGACAATAAAGAAAGCCGTTCGCCCGATTGGCAACCCGACTGCATTGATGTTAGGGAGGGAACAATGCGCTTCGGCAATAATTTCAAATCGTATTTGAGGATTTTGAAGTCGTTTTGCGAAAACATTTCCGAACTTACAGAAAAAATCAAAAATCCGACAGCGGAAAACCTGTCGGATTACGCAATAAGCGTTCACGGAATAAGAGGCGGTTGCCTTGCTATTTCGGCAAACACTTGCGTAGCGCGGGCTCAAGAATTGGAACTTGCGGCAAAAGCAGGAAATCTGGACGAGGTCTTACGCAAAAACGGCGAGTTTATCGAACTCTTGGAAGAAACGATTACCCAAATTAAAGAGTTTACAGAGCTTAAAGAAAAAGAATAGTTTTTATTTGAGTTTTTGAAGAGTTAACTCCTTGAAAATCGAAAAAACGGTTTCTTAATTTTGGCGAACATTGTTTGCCAAATCTCTAAAATACCATATTTCCACAACCCCACCCCCGCTACAAAAAAACGACCGTTTTTTTGCGTCGTTTCATAATATACTAAATGCCTGTAAATAAAGCAAGGGTTTTATGAAAAATCTTGATAAAAAAACGCTACAAAAAAACGGTGGTTATTTTGTAGCGTTTTGGTTTTGTTTCCGTGTCCCAAAGAAACTTAAAAAAAGGAGTTTGTAGTTATGGAAAAGTGGAAATTGACGGCTTTTCTGGCATTGGCGAGTATTTTGTTTTTATTGATTGCTGCGGGATGCAGCAACGACGACGGCGACAACAAAGAACAGGAAGAACAAATGACTGTTCCTCAAGCGCCGCCGACAGTGGACGGTATCGGTGAATTAACAAGGGGTGAAGACATTCCTACAACAGTGATTCCTGCAAATGCGACTGTTAATACTCGCGAAGTGCAGGAGTTTTTAGATTTGTATAGGGCTACCATAGGTATGGGTGGTATGAGATTGTCGGCGGGTACGTCGGGGAGAGCGGCGCGTTCCGCAGCTCAAAGGACATACGTCGTTAGAGGCGATATTTACGGCGGCGTGAGAGTAACGCACGAAAAAGCGGGTATTATCAATACGGGTAATTACGAGTTTGAAAGTATCGGCAACGAGTTTTTCGACTTTTCTAACGCGGATGGCTTGTATTTGGGCGGCTCGGTTGGGTATTTAATTACCCAAACAAAAAATGCGAGCAGTGTTACAACAACACAAAGAGTTAACGGAACGGTACGCTTTAACGGCGCGTTCAGAGGTGAAATTGCATTTAATAACCTTGTGGTTGAAAACGGGCGTTTAATAAGCGGAACATTCCGATTGATAAGCGGAGGCGCAACTGTAGATCTCCCTGTCGATTTGCTTGAAGATTTTATTTTCTGGGAAGAATTTGAGACTACCCCGAACATTCCTCAACCGACATTTGTTCCCGTGACAAGGATTAATGCTGATATTCCGACTACGGTAAGAGCAGGTAGCACTCTTGCTTTGCTTGCAAGCGTTTCTCCTATGGAAGCGACAAACAGAAGAATAACCTGGACGGTTGATGGTGGCGCAAGCATAAGCGCGCAAGGAGTAATTACCTTTGGTCAGGTACCGCCTTCAAACGGTATCGTTAGGATAACGGCGACTATTCCGAACGGAAGAGCAGAAAGCGGAAGCTCGGAAGCCGCCAATTATACTCAAAATTGGCCGGTAAGAGTAGTTGCCGCAAACGAGTTTGTTCCTGTCGAGACTATAAGATTTCCGATTCCGGATATCGTAGGGCAAAATCATACTCTCGTATTTTCGCTTGATCCTGCGAGAGTTCTTCCCGAAAACGCGACAAACAGGCAAATAACTTGGACTGCAGAGGGAGCAACTTTGCAAACAACTGCCGGTGTAGTTACGGGAATTTTATTTGACACGCTCGGAAGAGCAACAATTACTGCAACGATAGCCAACGGAGCAGCGCAAGGCAGAGATTATGTGCATCCTTCTTGGGACATATTGGTGGAGGAGAGAATAACTCCTGTAACCAACATAAACGCAAATATTCCGTCGGAAGCTTCTGTGGGAAGCGTATCTACGGCAAATGTTTCCGTTATTTCCGCCGCCGCGACTAATCAGGAAATTGTTTGGACAATTTCTCCGGCGGACATCGGTACAATAATCAATACTCAAGGTACTGCCGGTGGTAACGCAGGTATTGTGATTCAGTGGCATTCCGCGGGAACAGCCAGAATAACCGCAACAATAGTAAACGGAACTGCACAAGGCAGAAACTACACGCAGACTTGGAGCGCGACAGTGGTCGCAGGCGATACTCTGCCGACTTTCGTTCCTGTCAGAGAAATAAGAGCGGACATTCCGCAAACTATTACGTCCACGGGAGGAAGAATAGACCTTAGCACCGCAACGGTCTTGCCAGAAAATGCTACCAATCAAAACATAGTTTGGACTGTGCCGACGGGTATTACGGGAGTACGGATAGTAGGTGAAGCAATTGTTTTTGAGCCGCCTCTCCTTATAAACACGAATATCGCGATAACAGCGATGATAGCGAACGGAACAACTGCGACCGGAACACCGACCGACGGAATTTCAGGCAATTACATACAGACTTGGTCGATAACGATAGTTGACGGCGGCGATCCGGACTTTATCCCCGTTGAAGACATAATAATCAATCACCCGGCAGAAGTGCAACAGGGGACATCATCAACATTTATTGTTAGAGTTATTCCCGAAAATGCGACAAACGCTCATTTGTTGACAGTGTCGGTTGAGCCTGAGACTGTAGGACGACTTGTGCAAGGTGGAAGCGCCAATATAATAACGTGGCTTGCGGCAGGAACTGCGACAATTACCGCTTCAATAGGGGACGAAACAGGAGGTATGACAGCTTTCTTGCCTGTAAGAGTATTACCAAGCGGCGGCGACGATGATTCGACGTTTGTTCCTGTTGAGAGCATAGACGCAGGAAGATTTATTCCGCAGACAATTCAGCCCGGTTCTCACCGAATAGTTGTTCGCAGTTCTGAAGTTTTGCCGGCAAATGCTACTAATAAAAACATAGTTTGGAGCGTTCTCGATATGAATAACAATCCGCTTGTCGGAGCGCAAGTCGAAAACAACGAAACAGTTGTTTTACCTGCCACCGTTGCTGTTCCCAATCTAAGTTTTATGA
It encodes the following:
- a CDS encoding DUF1573 domain-containing protein, whose amino-acid sequence is MNKKIILFLISAATILLANPRFFTENRDHDWGTVEMGDRILRHTFQVVNQGTDTLRINSIRPSCGCAVAKFDSIIAPGRTGRIVGEFNMRGRTGMQRNSLTVISNDPEEPQIRLTMATFITAPLDIVQRWMSLHSDRGRVRGTVSFLTQQTNFVINSAQYTANTDRADAIVVSTTQTSRSGPDENGNFRYDFDFHFVRNVDRFENGTLTFNTNVSARPTVSSNISIEPLRDAVY
- a CDS encoding Hpt domain-containing protein, yielding MLNFIIDKIKKCDGKKSAPLDNKESRSPDWQPDCIDVREGTMRFGNNFKSYLRILKSFCENISELTEKIKNPTAENLSDYAISVHGIRGGCLAISANTCVARAQELELAAKAGNLDEVLRKNGEFIELLEETITQIKEFTELKEKE